From the genome of Mycobacterium dioxanotrophicus, one region includes:
- a CDS encoding lipid-transfer protein, with amino-acid sequence MSGKAAIAGIGATDFSKNSGRSELRLAAEAVLDALDDAGLQPSDVDGLVTFTMDSNLETAVARATGIGDLKFFSQIGYGGGAAAATVQQAALAVATGVAEVVVAYRAFNERSEFRFGQVMTGLTVNADSRGVEYSWSYPHGLSTPAASVAMIAQRYLHEYGATSADFGVVSVADRKHAANNPKAHFYGKPITIEDHQNSRWIAEPLRLLDCCQETDGGVAIVVTTPERAKDLKHRPVTIEAAAQGAGADQFTMYSYYREELGLPEMGLVGRQLWEQSGLSPADIQTAVLYDHFTPYTLIQLEELGFCGKGEAKDFIAGGAIELGGRLPINTHGGQLGEAYIHGMNGIAEGVRQLRGTSVNQVDDVEHVLVTAGTGVPTSGLILG; translated from the coding sequence CTGTCCGGCAAGGCAGCCATCGCCGGTATCGGCGCCACCGACTTCTCCAAGAACTCCGGCCGCAGCGAACTGAGGCTGGCCGCAGAGGCGGTGCTCGACGCGCTCGACGACGCCGGCCTGCAGCCGTCGGACGTCGACGGTCTGGTGACCTTCACGATGGACTCCAACCTGGAGACCGCCGTCGCGCGGGCCACCGGCATCGGCGACCTGAAGTTCTTCAGCCAGATCGGCTACGGCGGCGGTGCCGCTGCGGCGACCGTGCAACAGGCCGCGCTCGCGGTGGCGACCGGCGTGGCGGAAGTGGTTGTGGCATACCGGGCCTTCAACGAGCGCTCGGAGTTCCGCTTCGGCCAGGTGATGACCGGCCTGACCGTCAACGCCGACTCGCGCGGCGTCGAGTACAGCTGGTCCTACCCGCACGGGCTGAGTACTCCCGCGGCATCGGTGGCCATGATCGCCCAGCGCTACCTGCACGAGTACGGCGCCACGAGTGCCGATTTCGGTGTGGTGTCGGTGGCCGACCGCAAGCACGCCGCGAACAACCCCAAGGCGCACTTCTACGGCAAGCCCATCACCATCGAGGATCACCAGAATTCCCGGTGGATCGCCGAGCCGCTGCGCTTGCTGGACTGCTGCCAGGAAACCGACGGCGGCGTGGCCATCGTCGTCACCACCCCCGAGCGGGCCAAGGACCTCAAGCACCGGCCGGTGACCATCGAGGCCGCCGCCCAGGGTGCCGGTGCTGACCAGTTCACCATGTACTCGTACTACCGCGAGGAGCTCGGCCTGCCGGAGATGGGCTTGGTGGGCCGTCAACTCTGGGAGCAGAGCGGCCTGTCGCCCGCCGACATCCAGACGGCCGTCCTGTACGACCACTTCACGCCGTACACGCTGATCCAGCTGGAGGAGCTCGGTTTCTGCGGTAAGGGCGAGGCCAAGGACTTCATCGCCGGTGGCGCGATCGAACTCGGCGGCCGATTGCCGATCAACACCCATGGCGGCCAATTGGGGGAGGCCTATATCCATGGCATGAACGGCATTGCCGAAGGCGTGCGGCAGTTGCGGGGTACGTCGGTCAATCAAGTCGACGATGTGGAGCATGTGCTGGTCACCGCAGGCACCGGGGTCCCGACCTCCGGGTTGATCTTGGGTTAA
- a CDS encoding acyl-CoA dehydrogenase family protein has product MDFTPNPEQQAVADVVTSVLERDNSWDALVSGGVSALAVPERLGGDGLGLLEVATALTEIGRHGTIGPALATLGLGLIPLLDLASEPQQDRYLAGVAKGAVLSAALNEPGAQLPERPAATYADGKLTGTKVGVPYAESAQWLVVTADGGVVVVAPTAAGVTVTKTPTANGSDEYVVTFADVEIPAEDVLPGATAHRVNQLVLATTGAFAAGLVAGALRLTADYVATREQFGRPLSTFQTVAAQLSEVYIASRTIDLVSTSATWRLSEGLDADDDLAILGYWLTSQAPPAMRTCHHLHGGMGMDITYPMDRYYSSIKDLARLLGGPVHRLDLVGA; this is encoded by the coding sequence GTGGACTTCACACCGAATCCCGAGCAGCAGGCCGTCGCCGATGTCGTGACGTCCGTGCTGGAGCGGGACAACAGTTGGGACGCACTGGTTTCCGGTGGCGTGTCGGCGCTGGCGGTACCCGAGCGGCTCGGCGGAGACGGGCTGGGACTGCTTGAGGTCGCCACCGCACTGACCGAGATCGGCAGGCACGGCACCATCGGGCCCGCGCTGGCCACCCTCGGATTGGGGCTGATCCCGCTGCTCGATCTGGCTTCCGAGCCCCAGCAGGACCGCTACCTGGCGGGCGTGGCCAAGGGTGCAGTGCTGTCGGCGGCGCTCAACGAGCCCGGTGCCCAGCTGCCCGAGCGACCCGCCGCGACGTATGCGGACGGGAAGCTCACCGGTACGAAAGTCGGTGTGCCCTACGCTGAGTCGGCACAGTGGCTGGTGGTCACCGCCGACGGCGGCGTCGTCGTGGTCGCCCCGACCGCCGCAGGCGTCACCGTGACGAAGACGCCGACCGCCAACGGTTCCGACGAATACGTCGTGACGTTCGCCGACGTGGAGATTCCCGCAGAGGATGTCCTGCCGGGCGCGACGGCGCACCGCGTGAACCAGCTGGTGTTGGCGACCACGGGTGCGTTCGCGGCCGGGCTCGTGGCGGGTGCGCTGCGGCTCACCGCCGACTACGTCGCCACCCGCGAGCAGTTCGGGCGTCCGCTGTCGACGTTCCAGACCGTTGCCGCCCAGCTCTCGGAGGTCTACATCGCCTCGCGGACCATCGATCTCGTGTCGACGTCGGCCACCTGGCGGCTGTCCGAAGGTCTTGACGCCGACGACGATCTCGCCATCCTCGGCTACTGGTTGACCTCACAGGCGCCGCCCGCGATGCGCACCTGCCATCATCTGCACGGCGGCATGGGCATGGACATCACCTATCCGATGGACCGTTACTACTCGTCGATCAAGGACCTGGCCCGCTTGCTGGGCGGTCCCGTGCATCGGCTGGATCTGGTGGGAGCGTAG
- a CDS encoding Gfo/Idh/MocA family protein, translated as MIGYGYWGRNHVRILAGLPGLHVTVIENRPDALREAQQRYPMVAGASSLDEVAHVLDAVVIATPPHAHGPVGLQALRAGLHALVEKPLATSVRDAAALVDAANDTGLTLMVGHTFEYNAAVQKLKQTISSGELGRVLYIDTARLNLGRYQGDCNVIWDLAPHDISIASYLLGEFPRKVSVWAQRNVGRHHADVAYLRLDFGEGSAPAFIHVSWLDPNKVRRITVVGDRKMAVCNDLSDTERLRIYDVGVATPELCGSGAIDAANVAYRTGDITSRRVDFVEPLLVQDSHFIDCVRTGRRPDTPGESGLAVVRVLAATDEACRSGGTALVERTDEGEIATAEVAL; from the coding sequence GTGATCGGCTATGGCTATTGGGGGCGCAACCACGTTCGTATTCTCGCCGGACTTCCGGGCCTTCACGTGACGGTGATCGAGAATCGTCCGGACGCACTTCGGGAGGCCCAGCAGCGATACCCCATGGTCGCGGGCGCATCGAGTCTGGACGAGGTAGCCCACGTGTTGGACGCGGTGGTCATCGCCACACCGCCGCATGCTCATGGCCCGGTCGGTCTTCAGGCGTTGCGAGCCGGGTTGCACGCCCTGGTGGAAAAGCCACTGGCTACCTCGGTCCGGGACGCAGCGGCACTGGTTGACGCGGCCAATGACACTGGGCTGACCCTCATGGTCGGGCACACGTTCGAGTACAACGCGGCGGTCCAGAAGCTCAAGCAGACGATCAGCTCGGGAGAGCTCGGCCGCGTTCTGTACATCGACACCGCACGGCTGAACCTGGGGCGGTATCAGGGTGACTGCAATGTGATCTGGGATCTTGCGCCACACGATATTTCGATCGCCTCCTACCTGCTCGGCGAGTTCCCGCGAAAGGTGTCGGTATGGGCGCAGCGCAACGTCGGCAGGCATCACGCTGATGTGGCGTATCTGCGGCTCGACTTCGGCGAGGGGTCGGCGCCTGCGTTCATCCACGTCAGCTGGCTCGACCCGAACAAAGTGCGTCGGATCACGGTAGTCGGTGATCGGAAGATGGCCGTATGCAATGACCTCTCCGATACTGAACGCCTTCGCATCTACGACGTCGGCGTCGCGACCCCCGAGCTGTGCGGCAGTGGCGCGATCGATGCCGCGAACGTCGCCTACCGGACAGGCGATATCACTTCCCGCAGAGTCGATTTCGTTGAGCCGTTGCTGGTGCAAGACAGTCACTTCATTGATTGCGTGCGGACCGGACGACGTCCGGACACTCCCGGCGAGTCCGGTCTGGCCGTGGTCCGGGTCCTCGCGGCCACTGACGAGGCGTGCCGGTCCGGCGGGACTGCGTTGGTTGAGCGGACCGACGAAGGTGAGATAGCGACCGCGGAGGTGGCGTTGTGA
- a CDS encoding cytochrome P450, protein MPCPNLPHGFDPLDAELNLKGLPVAELAELRTSEPVHWVDVPGGTGGFGDKGYWLVTRHADVKEVSKRNDVFGSSPDGAIPVWPQEMTREAVDLQRAVLLNMDAPQHTRLRKIISRGFTPRAIGRLEAELRERAQKIAETAASAEAGDFVEQVSCELPLQAIAGLLGVPQDDRDKLFRWSNEMTAGEDPEYADIDPAMSSFELITYAMKMAEERANNPTDDIVTQLIQADIDGEKLSDDEFGFFVVMLAVAGNETTRNSITHGMIAFSQHPEQWELYKKDRPETAADEIVRWATPVSAFQRTALEDVELGGVQIKKGQRVVMSYRSANFDDEVFENPHTFDILRNPNPHVGFGGTGAHYCIGANLARMTINLIFNAVADHMPDLKPLGQPERLKSGWLNGIKHWQVDYTGKCPVAH, encoded by the coding sequence ATGCCCTGCCCGAACCTTCCCCACGGCTTCGACCCCCTGGATGCGGAGTTGAATCTCAAAGGTCTGCCCGTCGCTGAGCTCGCCGAGCTTCGCACGTCCGAGCCGGTCCACTGGGTCGACGTCCCGGGCGGTACGGGCGGGTTCGGCGACAAGGGCTACTGGCTGGTCACCCGGCACGCCGATGTCAAAGAGGTGTCGAAGCGCAACGACGTATTCGGTAGCTCACCGGACGGGGCCATCCCGGTCTGGCCGCAGGAGATGACGCGCGAAGCCGTCGACCTGCAACGCGCCGTGCTGCTCAACATGGACGCTCCGCAGCACACCCGGCTACGCAAGATCATTTCCCGCGGGTTCACCCCGCGGGCCATCGGCCGGCTGGAGGCCGAACTGCGTGAGCGTGCCCAGAAGATCGCAGAGACCGCGGCGTCCGCGGAGGCGGGCGACTTCGTCGAGCAGGTGTCGTGTGAGCTGCCGCTGCAGGCCATCGCCGGTCTGCTCGGCGTTCCGCAGGACGACCGGGACAAGCTGTTCCGCTGGTCCAACGAGATGACCGCGGGCGAGGACCCCGAATACGCCGACATTGATCCGGCGATGTCCTCGTTCGAGCTCATCACCTATGCCATGAAGATGGCCGAGGAGCGCGCCAACAACCCCACCGACGACATCGTCACGCAGCTGATCCAGGCCGACATCGACGGCGAGAAGCTCTCCGACGACGAGTTCGGCTTTTTCGTGGTGATGCTCGCGGTGGCCGGCAACGAGACCACCCGCAACTCGATCACCCACGGCATGATCGCCTTCTCTCAGCACCCCGAGCAGTGGGAGCTGTACAAGAAGGACCGCCCGGAGACTGCCGCCGACGAGATCGTCCGTTGGGCCACACCGGTTTCGGCGTTCCAGCGCACCGCCCTGGAGGATGTCGAGCTGGGTGGTGTGCAGATCAAGAAGGGGCAGCGCGTGGTGATGTCGTACCGCTCCGCCAACTTCGACGACGAGGTTTTCGAGAACCCGCACACGTTCGACATCCTGCGTAATCCCAACCCGCACGTCGGTTTCGGCGGTACCGGGGCGCACTACTGCATCGGCGCGAACCTGGCCCGGATGACCATCAACCTGATCTTCAACGCCGTCGCCGACCACATGCCCGACCTCAAGCCGCTCGGTCAGCCCGAGCGGCTGAAGTCCGGCTGGCTCAACGGCATCAAGCATTGGCAGGTCGACTACACGGGAAAATGCCCGGTCGCACACTGA
- a CDS encoding steroid 3-ketoacyl-CoA thiolase — protein MGNPVIVEATRSPIGKRNGWLSGLHATELLGAVQKALVEKAGIDAGDVEQLIGGCVTQYGEQSNNITRVGWLTAGLPEHVGATTIDCQCGSAQQANHLIAGLIATGAIDIGIACGIEAMSRVGLGANAGPDRSLIRASSWDIDMPNQFEAAERIAKRRGITRADVDALGLASQAKAKQAWAEGRFDREISPISAPVLDENKQPTAEWAPVTRDQGLRDTTAEGLASLNPVLEGGIHTAGTSSQISDGAAAVLWMDEDKARALGLKPRARIVAQANVGAETYYHLDGPVQSTARVLEKAGMKLGDIDLVEINEAFASVVLSWAQVHNADMDKVNVNGGAIALGHPVGSTGARLITTALHELERTGKSTALITMCAGGALSTGTIIERI, from the coding sequence ATGGGTAATCCTGTCATCGTCGAAGCCACTCGCAGCCCGATCGGCAAGCGCAATGGTTGGTTGTCGGGCCTGCACGCCACCGAACTTCTGGGGGCTGTGCAGAAGGCGTTGGTCGAGAAGGCGGGCATCGACGCCGGCGACGTCGAGCAGCTCATCGGTGGCTGCGTCACGCAGTACGGCGAGCAGTCCAACAACATCACCCGCGTGGGCTGGCTGACCGCGGGTTTGCCAGAGCATGTCGGCGCGACAACCATCGACTGCCAGTGCGGTAGCGCGCAGCAGGCCAACCACCTCATCGCCGGCCTGATCGCCACTGGCGCCATCGACATCGGCATCGCCTGCGGTATCGAGGCCATGAGCCGGGTCGGTCTTGGCGCCAACGCGGGGCCGGACCGCAGCCTGATCCGGGCGTCGTCGTGGGACATCGACATGCCCAACCAGTTCGAGGCCGCCGAGCGGATCGCCAAGCGTCGCGGCATCACGCGCGCCGACGTCGACGCCCTTGGCCTGGCATCGCAGGCCAAGGCCAAGCAGGCCTGGGCCGAGGGCCGTTTCGACCGGGAGATCTCCCCGATCTCGGCGCCGGTGCTCGACGAGAACAAGCAGCCCACCGCCGAGTGGGCCCCGGTGACGCGTGACCAGGGCCTGCGCGACACCACCGCCGAGGGCTTGGCATCACTGAACCCGGTGCTGGAGGGGGGCATTCACACCGCAGGGACGTCGTCGCAGATTTCCGATGGTGCGGCCGCCGTGCTGTGGATGGACGAAGACAAGGCACGGGCGCTCGGCCTGAAGCCGCGAGCGCGGATCGTCGCGCAGGCCAATGTCGGCGCCGAGACCTACTACCACCTCGACGGCCCCGTGCAGTCGACCGCACGCGTGCTGGAGAAGGCCGGGATGAAGCTCGGCGACATCGATCTGGTCGAGATCAACGAAGCCTTCGCCTCCGTCGTGCTGTCGTGGGCGCAGGTGCACAATGCCGACATGGACAAGGTCAACGTCAACGGCGGCGCCATCGCGCTCGGTCACCCTGTCGGGTCGACCGGCGCCCGGCTGATCACCACCGCGCTGCACGAGCTCGAGCGCACCGGCAAGTCCACCGCGCTGATCACCATGTGCGCCGGCGGAGCGCTCTCGACCGGCACGATCATCGAGCGGATCTGA
- a CDS encoding DegT/DnrJ/EryC1/StrS family aminotransferase: MTSLELGVPFLDLCAVNGELQSDYELAWKRVLNHGRFVGGPEVGQFEDSFAEYCEATDCVGVASGTDALELILECLGIGPGDEVIVPANTFVASVEAVCSVGARPRFVDVLPDTLLIDPRAAAAAVRPSTAAILAVHLFGQMADLDALYGVARRNALVLIEDAAQAHGARLRGRRAGGIGVAAAFSFYPGKNLGALGDGGAVVTDDSALAARIRCRADHGRARSDRYCHAERGRNSRLDTVQAAMLSAKLAVLDNANFARRRVMDRYRRQLPPWCLPVATHPDAESVYHLAVVRVRRRAEVTAQLDRHRIGWGIHYPIPCHRQPAYGEFGESLPVAEQAAGEILSLPMSPVMTDSQVDRVCEVLWKVPT; encoded by the coding sequence GTGACCAGCCTTGAACTCGGCGTCCCCTTCCTCGATTTGTGCGCGGTGAACGGCGAACTGCAGTCTGACTACGAACTGGCGTGGAAGCGCGTGCTCAACCATGGGCGGTTCGTCGGCGGTCCTGAGGTTGGGCAGTTCGAGGACAGCTTTGCCGAATACTGCGAAGCCACGGATTGTGTCGGCGTCGCGAGCGGAACCGATGCGCTGGAACTGATCCTCGAATGTCTCGGTATCGGCCCTGGGGACGAGGTGATCGTGCCCGCGAATACGTTTGTCGCATCAGTGGAAGCCGTGTGCTCGGTCGGTGCGCGCCCCCGATTCGTCGACGTGTTGCCGGACACTCTGCTCATCGATCCCAGAGCGGCAGCGGCGGCGGTCAGGCCCTCGACCGCGGCGATCTTGGCGGTGCACCTGTTCGGCCAAATGGCGGACCTGGATGCACTTTACGGCGTGGCTCGGCGCAACGCCCTGGTCCTGATCGAAGACGCAGCGCAGGCACACGGGGCGCGGTTACGCGGACGTCGCGCCGGCGGCATCGGTGTCGCGGCAGCATTCAGCTTCTATCCGGGAAAGAACCTCGGTGCGTTGGGTGACGGCGGAGCCGTCGTCACCGACGACTCCGCACTCGCCGCGCGCATCAGGTGCCGCGCCGACCATGGCCGAGCGCGCTCCGACCGCTACTGTCACGCGGAACGCGGCCGCAACAGCAGGCTGGACACGGTACAAGCGGCGATGTTGTCCGCCAAGCTTGCAGTTCTGGACAATGCGAACTTCGCACGGCGCCGCGTGATGGACAGGTATCGAAGGCAACTTCCGCCATGGTGCCTACCGGTGGCAACGCATCCAGATGCCGAATCGGTCTATCACCTCGCGGTCGTCCGCGTGCGGCGGCGTGCTGAGGTAACGGCTCAGTTGGACCGCCATCGGATCGGCTGGGGGATCCACTATCCCATCCCGTGTCACCGTCAGCCTGCGTACGGCGAGTTCGGCGAATCGTTGCCCGTTGCCGAGCAGGCGGCCGGCGAGATCCTGTCGCTCCCCATGTCTCCCGTGATGACCGATTCCCAGGTGGACCGGGTCTGCGAAGTGTTGTGGAAGGTGCCGACATGA
- a CDS encoding nitroreductase family deazaflavin-dependent oxidoreductase — MSSASRPLSAKQIESLNSKGVGTAIKWMSRAQTWLFKKTNGRLGDKFLRGAEVGILTTTGRKSGEPRDSPLLFLQEGTRIVLVASQGGRATNPMWYLNLKANPSMTFQTKREKLHLTARDATDAERDEYWPKLDAMYPDFANYRSYTDRKIPIVICDP, encoded by the coding sequence GTGTCATCAGCCTCCCGCCCGCTCAGCGCCAAGCAGATCGAATCTCTGAATTCGAAGGGCGTTGGCACTGCGATCAAGTGGATGTCCCGCGCGCAGACATGGCTCTTCAAGAAGACCAACGGCCGCCTGGGCGACAAGTTCCTGCGCGGGGCCGAGGTGGGGATCCTGACCACGACCGGGCGCAAGTCCGGTGAGCCTCGGGACAGCCCGCTGCTGTTCCTCCAGGAGGGCACGCGCATCGTCCTGGTCGCATCGCAGGGCGGCCGGGCCACCAATCCGATGTGGTACCTGAACCTCAAGGCCAACCCGTCGATGACGTTCCAGACCAAGCGCGAAAAACTCCACCTCACCGCACGCGATGCGACCGACGCCGAGCGCGACGAGTACTGGCCCAAGCTCGACGCGATGTATCCCGACTTCGCCAACTACCGGTCTTACACCGACCGCAAGATCCCGATCGTCATCTGCGACCCGTAG
- a CDS encoding MaoC family dehydratase, producing MSLTKLDLQVGTKLPELQIYGDPTFIVSTAIATRDYQDVHHDRDKAQAKGSKDIFVNILTDTGLVGRYVTDWAGPNAVIKSIKLRLGVPWYAYDTITFTGEVTALDGDLVTLKVVGSNSLGDHVIATSTLVLGAAQ from the coding sequence ATGAGCCTCACCAAGCTCGACCTCCAAGTCGGCACCAAACTGCCCGAGTTGCAGATCTACGGGGACCCGACGTTCATCGTGTCCACGGCCATCGCGACGCGTGACTACCAGGACGTGCACCACGACCGGGACAAGGCGCAGGCCAAGGGGTCCAAGGACATCTTCGTCAACATCCTCACCGACACCGGTCTGGTGGGGCGCTACGTCACCGACTGGGCCGGACCGAACGCCGTCATCAAGTCGATCAAGCTGCGCCTCGGGGTGCCGTGGTACGCCTACGACACCATCACCTTTACCGGTGAGGTGACTGCGCTCGACGGTGACCTGGTGACGCTGAAAGTGGTGGGCAGCAACAGCCTTGGCGATCATGTCATCGCCACCTCCACCCTCGTGTTGGGAGCAGCGCAGTGA
- the fadE29 gene encoding acyl-CoA dehydrogenase FadE29, whose protein sequence is MFIELTPEQRALQAELRQYFSTLITPDEAKAMESDRHNEAYRAVIKRMGSDGKLGVGWPKEYGGLGFGPIEQQIFVNEANRADIPLPLVTLQTVGPTLQVYGTEEQKKKFLPGILSGDIHFAIGYSEPEAGTDLASLRTTAVRHGDEYIVNGQKMWTTGAHDADYIWLACRTDPTAAKHKGISILIVDTKDPGYSWTPIILSDGAHHTNATYYNDVRVPADMVVGGENGGWKLITTQLNHERVSLGPAGRVAGIYDHVHAWASKPGSDGVTPIEHDDARHLLGQIKSIWRINELLNWQVAASGETIAVADAAATKVFSTERIQEVGRLAEELVGRYGNPADPETAELLEWLDKMTKRNLVITFGGGVNEVMREMIAASGLKVPRVPR, encoded by the coding sequence ATGTTCATCGAACTGACACCCGAGCAGCGGGCACTGCAAGCCGAACTGCGGCAATACTTCTCGACTCTCATCACTCCCGACGAGGCCAAGGCGATGGAATCCGATCGCCACAATGAGGCCTACCGTGCGGTGATCAAGCGCATGGGCTCCGACGGCAAGCTGGGGGTCGGCTGGCCCAAGGAGTACGGCGGGCTGGGCTTCGGGCCCATCGAACAGCAGATCTTCGTCAACGAGGCCAACCGCGCCGATATCCCGCTGCCGTTGGTCACCCTGCAGACCGTGGGTCCCACGCTGCAGGTGTACGGCACCGAGGAACAGAAGAAGAAGTTCCTGCCCGGGATCCTTTCCGGCGACATCCATTTCGCGATCGGCTACTCCGAACCCGAGGCCGGCACAGACCTTGCCTCGCTGCGGACCACCGCTGTCAGGCACGGCGACGAATACATCGTCAACGGCCAGAAGATGTGGACCACCGGCGCACACGATGCCGACTACATCTGGCTGGCCTGCCGCACCGATCCGACCGCGGCCAAGCACAAGGGCATCTCGATCCTCATCGTCGACACCAAGGATCCGGGTTACTCGTGGACCCCGATCATCCTGTCCGACGGTGCCCATCACACCAACGCGACGTACTACAACGACGTGCGCGTGCCGGCCGACATGGTGGTCGGCGGGGAGAACGGCGGCTGGAAGCTCATCACCACCCAGCTCAACCATGAGCGGGTCAGCCTGGGCCCGGCCGGGCGCGTCGCCGGCATCTACGACCACGTCCACGCGTGGGCGTCCAAGCCCGGCTCCGACGGCGTGACGCCCATCGAGCACGACGATGCGCGGCATCTGCTCGGGCAGATCAAGTCCATCTGGCGGATCAACGAACTGCTCAACTGGCAGGTCGCGGCGTCGGGTGAGACCATCGCCGTCGCCGACGCCGCGGCGACCAAGGTGTTCTCCACCGAACGCATCCAAGAGGTCGGGCGCCTGGCCGAAGAACTCGTGGGCCGCTACGGCAACCCGGCCGACCCGGAGACGGCCGAACTGCTGGAGTGGCTCGACAAGATGACCAAGCGCAACCTGGTCATCACGTTCGGTGGCGGGGTCAACGAGGTGATGCGGGAGATGATCGCCGCGTCGGGGCTGAAAGTGCCGAGGGTTCCGCGGTGA
- a CDS encoding bifunctional MaoC family dehydratase N-terminal/OB-fold nucleic acid binding domain-containing protein, protein MSDLQAGIDEIVAAGRGEPTVGRDPVNQPMIHHWTDAIGDKNPIYVDEEAARAAGHPGIVAPPAMIQVWTMMGLGRTRSDDDPLARIMKLFDDAGYVGVVATNCDQTYHRYLQPGERVSMTAEITDVVGPKQTALGEGYFVNQKIRWHVGDEEVADMDWRIMKFLPADKSNKPSAETVAVPEDLDPDKLMRPASSRDTKFFWDGVNAHELRIQRRPDGTLQHPPVPAVWQDKDAPTDYVVSSGKGTVFSYVVHHAPKVPGRTLPFVIALVELDEGVRMLGELRGVDPEQVKIGMPVTATFIDFPDSDVSPAWTLYAWEPQA, encoded by the coding sequence ATGAGTGACCTTCAAGCAGGCATCGATGAGATTGTCGCGGCCGGGCGTGGCGAGCCGACGGTAGGCCGGGACCCGGTGAATCAGCCCATGATTCACCATTGGACCGATGCGATCGGCGATAAGAACCCGATCTACGTCGACGAGGAAGCGGCACGCGCGGCCGGTCATCCCGGGATCGTTGCGCCGCCCGCCATGATTCAGGTGTGGACCATGATGGGGCTCGGCCGCACCAGGTCCGACGACGATCCGCTGGCCCGGATCATGAAGCTGTTCGACGATGCCGGGTACGTCGGGGTCGTGGCCACCAACTGCGACCAGACCTACCACCGCTACCTGCAGCCGGGCGAACGGGTGAGCATGACCGCGGAGATCACCGATGTGGTGGGTCCCAAGCAGACTGCGCTGGGCGAGGGCTACTTCGTCAACCAGAAGATCCGGTGGCATGTCGGCGATGAGGAAGTCGCCGACATGGACTGGCGCATCATGAAGTTCCTGCCTGCCGACAAGAGCAACAAACCGTCCGCCGAAACCGTGGCCGTCCCCGAGGATCTGGACCCGGACAAGCTGATGCGGCCGGCGTCGTCGCGCGACACCAAGTTCTTCTGGGACGGTGTCAATGCCCACGAACTGCGGATCCAGCGTCGCCCCGACGGCACGCTGCAGCACCCGCCGGTGCCCGCGGTGTGGCAGGACAAAGATGCACCAACGGATTACGTGGTTTCCTCGGGCAAGGGCACGGTGTTCAGCTACGTCGTGCACCACGCACCGAAGGTTCCTGGTCGCACCCTGCCCTTCGTCATCGCGCTCGTCGAACTCGACGAGGGTGTGCGGATGCTCGGTGAGCTGCGGGGTGTCGACCCGGAACAGGTGAAGATCGGAATGCCGGTCACCGCAACATTTATCGACTTTCCGGACAGCGACGTCAGCCCAGCCTGGACTCTTTACGCATGGGAGCCGCAAGCATGA